Proteins encoded together in one Streptomyces sp. NBC_01216 window:
- the trpM gene encoding tryptophan biosynthesis modulator TrpM — translation MRAATTAPAVPGRSGRLRTAAAPVPAHAPLARGCRPRGCRAPARRVHGRRVRYVIGDEPGQVNGMRWRPRPARTRLR, via the coding sequence GTGCGCGCGGCCACGACGGCACCAGCCGTCCCCGGACGCAGCGGCCGGCTCCGCACCGCCGCCGCTCCCGTCCCGGCCCACGCCCCGCTCGCCCGGGGCTGCCGCCCGCGCGGCTGCCGGGCACCGGCCCGCCGGGTCCACGGCCGCCGGGTGCGGTACGTGATCGGCGACGAGCCCGGCCAGGTCAACGGCATGCGATGGCGCCCGCGCCCCGCGCGCACCCGTCTCCGCTAG
- the trpB gene encoding tryptophan synthase subunit beta, with protein MTSEFFLPDPEGQVPSAEGYFGAYGGKFIPEALVAAVDEVAVEYDKAKADPEFARELGELMVHYTGRPSALTEVPRFAEHAGGARVFLKREDLNHTGSHKINNVLGQALLTKRMGKTRVIAETGAGQHGVATATACALFGLECTIYMGEVDTRRQALNVARMRMLGAEVIPVTSGSRTLKDAINEAFRDWVANVDRTHYLFGTVAGPHPFPAMVRDFHRVIGVEARRQILERAGRLPDAAIACVGGGSNAIGLFHAFIPDSGVRLIGCEPAGHGLTTGEHAATLTAGEPGILHGSRSYVLQDDEGQITEPYSISAGLDYPGIGPEHSYLKDIGRGEYRAVTDDEAMQALRLLSRTEGIIPAIESAHALAGALEVGKELGKDGLLLVNLSGRGDKDMDTAARYFGLYDGEDSQ; from the coding sequence ATGACCAGCGAGTTCTTCCTTCCCGACCCCGAGGGGCAGGTCCCCTCCGCCGAGGGCTACTTCGGCGCCTACGGCGGCAAGTTCATCCCGGAGGCGCTCGTCGCCGCCGTGGACGAGGTCGCCGTCGAGTACGACAAGGCCAAGGCCGACCCGGAGTTCGCCCGCGAGCTCGGCGAGCTGATGGTCCACTACACAGGCCGTCCCAGCGCCCTCACCGAGGTGCCCCGGTTCGCCGAGCACGCCGGCGGGGCCCGGGTGTTCCTCAAGCGCGAGGACCTCAACCACACCGGCTCGCACAAGATCAACAACGTGCTCGGTCAGGCCCTCCTCACCAAGCGGATGGGCAAGACCCGGGTCATCGCCGAGACCGGAGCCGGTCAGCACGGGGTCGCCACCGCGACCGCCTGCGCCCTCTTCGGTCTCGAATGCACCATCTACATGGGCGAGGTCGACACCCGGCGCCAGGCCCTGAACGTCGCCCGGATGCGCATGCTCGGTGCCGAGGTCATCCCCGTGACGTCCGGCAGCCGCACCCTCAAGGACGCCATCAACGAGGCGTTCCGCGACTGGGTCGCCAACGTCGACCGCACCCACTACCTCTTCGGGACCGTCGCAGGACCGCACCCCTTCCCCGCCATGGTCCGCGACTTCCACCGGGTCATCGGCGTCGAGGCCCGCCGCCAGATCCTGGAACGCGCGGGCCGCCTGCCCGACGCGGCCATCGCCTGCGTCGGCGGCGGATCGAACGCCATCGGTCTGTTCCACGCCTTCATCCCGGACTCCGGCGTCCGGCTGATCGGCTGCGAGCCGGCCGGCCACGGGCTCACGACCGGCGAGCACGCGGCCACCCTGACCGCGGGCGAGCCCGGCATCCTGCACGGTTCGCGCAGTTACGTCCTCCAGGACGACGAGGGCCAGATCACCGAGCCCTACTCGATCTCGGCCGGCCTGGACTACCCCGGTATCGGCCCGGAGCACTCGTACCTCAAGGACATCGGCCGCGGTGAGTACCGCGCCGTCACCGACGACGAGGCGATGCAGGCCCTGCGCCTGCTCTCCCGCACCGAGGGAATCATCCCGGCCATCGAGTCGGCGCACGCGCTGGCCGGCGCACTGGAGGTCGGCAAGGAGCTCGGCAAGGACGGGCTGCTCCTCGTCAACCTGTCGGGGCGCGGTGACAAGGACATGGACACGGCCGCCCGCTACTTCGGGCTCTACGACGGGGAGGACTCCCAGTGA